The stretch of DNA GCTTGCAATTTGAAGATGTATCTTTGCCGTTACTCTCGCAGCGTCCGGTGCGTACTGTCGGGCTGTTAGTAGTGTCGGGCGATCGCGGTCTCTGCGGCGGTTACAATGGCAACGTTATTAAACGCGCCGAAATCCGCGCCAGAGAACTCGAAGCCGAAGGAATCGCCTATCAGTATATCCTCATCGGACGCAAAGCCGTTCAGCACTTCGAGCGTCGCAATGCCCCGATTTTGGACAAATACACCAACCTCGAGCAAATTCCTAAATCGGAAGAAGCCGCAGAAATTGCCGACGTACTTTTATCGGCATTTCTATCGGAAACTGTCGATCGCGTCGAACTGATTTACACCAAATTCGTTTCCTTAATTAGTTCTCGCCCCGTCATTCAAACCCTGTTACCTTTAACTACCCAAGGTTTAGAAGTTATGGATGACGAAATTTTCCGCCTCACCACGCGCGGCGGCGAATTTCAAGTCACCCGGGAGAAAGTCGCAGCAAAACCGATTCAACCTTTCCCCAAAGACACGATTTTCGAGCAAGATCCGGCGCAAATTCTCGATGCGCTCCTGCCGTTGTATTTGAACAACCAATTGCTGCGCGCCTTACAAGAGTCGGCAGCTAGCGAATTGGCAGCGCGGATGACGGCGATGAGCAACGCCAGCGATAACGCCAGCGATCTCGCCTCGAACCTCACGCTATCTTACAACAAAGCCCGTCAGGCTGCGATTACTCAAGAACTGCTCGAAGTGGTTGCCGGTGCTAACGCGCTGTAATTAATGTTCGCGAGTCTTGGGTTCGATCAGAGAAATATTCGTTTTTAAAACTCTTCCTTTTATTTTAAGGGAGAGTTTTTTGTTGCGATCGGCTTGTTAATTTCTCGTCTATCGAACTTACGCTAGGGTCCACGTGCACAGCTTCGCGCCTCCATAGGCGCTCGATGTCATCGAACTCACGTTGCTAAACAGGAAATTGCAGCATGAATAATTATTTGACGCAATAACCTAATTATCTCAAGCTTATAGACTTTCTGATTTTGCTGCTAACTTTAAACTTAATAATTCATACTCGTGCTTTTCCTTATTCAGAACAGTAGATACAATTGAATACTCTTGAATAGTAGCTACATAAACCACACTTTTACTAATAGTTTCTACATCTTTCATAGCTGAATCTGCTATAAAGCATTTGTATTTTTTCTTAGAGCCGACTT from Oscillatoria sp. FACHB-1406 encodes:
- a CDS encoding F0F1 ATP synthase subunit gamma, giving the protein MPNLKAIRDRIQSVKNTQKITEAMRLVAAAKVRRAQEQVIATRPFADRLAEVLYNLQNRLQFEDVSLPLLSQRPVRTVGLLVVSGDRGLCGGYNGNVIKRAEIRARELEAEGIAYQYILIGRKAVQHFERRNAPILDKYTNLEQIPKSEEAAEIADVLLSAFLSETVDRVELIYTKFVSLISSRPVIQTLLPLTTQGLEVMDDEIFRLTTRGGEFQVTREKVAAKPIQPFPKDTIFEQDPAQILDALLPLYLNNQLLRALQESAASELAARMTAMSNASDNASDLASNLTLSYNKARQAAITQELLEVVAGANAL